In the genome of Microbacterium saperdae, one region contains:
- a CDS encoding glycoside hydrolase codes for MKSKRTISALGIGGIAAGMLVAGSPAAVAAAVPLTITPNPAYASEPFEGWGTSLVWFANATGGYPEDVRQDLLDKVFGEEGLNLNIARYNIGGGNATDVPGYLRPGGAVDGWWNPDLASSTYADRADYRAAWDGDDPASYDFDADATQRWWIDALKDKITHWEAFSNSPPYFLTQSGYVSGGIGNGTSEQLAPADMEAFADYLVTVVERIEQEHGIDFESLDPFNEPNTNYWSTTLGGNGWPTSASRQEGAHVGPVAQDQMIKVLAARLAEDGTTTDVPISAMDETNPGIFATNWNAWSDEAKAEVAQLNVHTYGTSGRLVVRDIAKSAGKPLWMSEVEGDWDGTGYNLTNIENGLGMAGRIVDDLRELEPSAWVFWQPVEDTYNMEKVEDKNWGSVFVDFDCNADGDSERRIADGDADPSCQVQTNAKYNTVRNFTHYIQPGDALIPTDNTQTTAAVDADGDGLTLVHVNSEPTERRITIDLSRFGSVGAGATVTPIVTTQSKTENPESNALVQGAAVAVDAANRTATITVPAKSVTTLLVSDVSGVADSATALRDGRDYQLFGVQSGKALAANGTAAVIRTSATTADAATAQTWTVQSLEGEGTDRHRFALRAGDGRYLAESGGAVAVVSASAEDAASDPALQWISSTTDGKTFSMLSVSSERVLDVNGQSSADGASVGLWTSNDGSNQRWTLADTEMLSVKDVATGTAPGVAPALPATVTLRYRGGIERTAAVTWATAGVDWSSPGARTVSGSGTDLFGAPFQATATVEIGSVGFSEPVSVTTYAGVPLATVQASAPGTVPAVVGASDQRIDTAVTWNWGGISAASFASPGVVTVPGSAQAPGGIALTATLSVIVTEPTAANVAPASTASATFTESSSYGVDRTKNGVTTDKGWSNWRSGTKNAQDTLTYTLAASSTMQNAKLFFYKDGSSNTWPQSLSVEYRLGTGAWTSLGAVDVPVPADGSAPIVEVPMKGVQADAVRVVMNARSATHLVVSEVELSASAPGVSSVAALAAVSLDGTPLAGFSPEVTEYEVPWRAGERPTVRAVAVDRAASAEVSQPDADGEAVIVVTAPSGATRTYTLAFVDAVEPSLGATVATSVRCVAGKAQLVLSVTNSSDVATDITLTTPYGTKSLRGVEPGARPSAIAQATRLVSFPAGSVQVDLAADAGGTRVTESLQVAYLPGSCG; via the coding sequence ATGAAGTCGAAGAGAACCATTTCCGCGCTCGGGATCGGCGGCATCGCCGCGGGCATGCTCGTCGCGGGCAGCCCCGCGGCCGTAGCGGCCGCCGTCCCCCTGACGATCACACCCAATCCGGCCTACGCGTCCGAGCCCTTCGAGGGGTGGGGAACCAGCCTCGTCTGGTTCGCCAACGCCACGGGCGGTTATCCGGAGGACGTCCGCCAGGACCTCCTCGACAAGGTGTTCGGTGAGGAGGGGCTCAACCTCAACATCGCCAGATACAACATCGGCGGGGGCAACGCCACCGATGTTCCCGGGTACCTGCGCCCCGGCGGCGCGGTCGACGGCTGGTGGAACCCCGATCTGGCCAGCTCCACGTACGCCGACCGTGCCGACTATCGTGCCGCCTGGGACGGCGACGACCCGGCGAGCTACGACTTCGACGCGGATGCCACGCAGCGCTGGTGGATCGACGCGCTCAAGGACAAGATCACGCACTGGGAGGCGTTCAGCAACTCCCCGCCCTACTTCCTCACCCAGAGCGGCTACGTGTCGGGCGGTATCGGGAACGGGACCAGCGAGCAGCTCGCCCCGGCCGATATGGAGGCGTTCGCCGACTATCTCGTCACGGTGGTCGAACGCATCGAGCAGGAGCACGGGATCGACTTCGAGAGCCTCGATCCGTTCAACGAGCCCAACACGAACTACTGGTCCACGACGCTGGGCGGCAACGGCTGGCCCACCTCGGCGAGCCGCCAGGAGGGCGCCCACGTCGGGCCCGTCGCGCAGGACCAGATGATCAAGGTCCTCGCCGCGCGGCTGGCCGAGGACGGGACCACCACCGACGTCCCCATCTCGGCGATGGACGAGACCAACCCGGGGATCTTCGCGACGAACTGGAACGCGTGGAGCGACGAGGCCAAGGCCGAGGTCGCACAGCTCAACGTGCACACGTACGGCACCTCGGGCCGGCTCGTGGTGCGCGATATCGCCAAGAGCGCCGGCAAGCCGCTCTGGATGAGCGAGGTCGAGGGCGACTGGGACGGAACCGGGTACAACCTCACCAACATCGAGAACGGTCTCGGCATGGCCGGGCGCATCGTCGACGACCTGCGCGAGCTCGAGCCGAGCGCCTGGGTCTTCTGGCAGCCGGTCGAGGACACGTACAACATGGAGAAGGTCGAGGACAAGAACTGGGGTTCGGTGTTCGTCGACTTCGACTGCAATGCCGACGGCGACTCGGAGCGGCGCATCGCCGACGGCGATGCCGACCCGAGCTGCCAGGTGCAGACCAACGCGAAGTACAACACCGTGCGCAACTTCACGCACTACATCCAGCCCGGTGACGCGCTGATCCCGACCGACAACACGCAGACCACTGCGGCTGTCGACGCCGACGGCGACGGTCTCACGCTCGTCCACGTGAACTCCGAGCCCACAGAGCGCCGGATCACGATCGACCTCTCGCGCTTCGGCTCAGTGGGTGCGGGTGCGACGGTGACCCCGATCGTGACCACGCAGTCCAAGACCGAGAACCCCGAGAGCAACGCCCTCGTGCAGGGCGCCGCCGTGGCGGTCGACGCCGCGAACCGCACCGCGACGATCACGGTGCCCGCGAAGTCGGTCACCACGCTCCTCGTCTCCGACGTCTCGGGCGTCGCGGACTCCGCCACCGCGCTGCGCGACGGGCGCGACTATCAGCTCTTCGGGGTGCAGAGCGGCAAGGCCCTCGCTGCGAACGGCACGGCTGCCGTCATCCGCACCTCGGCCACCACCGCGGATGCCGCCACCGCGCAGACCTGGACCGTGCAGAGCCTCGAGGGTGAGGGCACCGACCGTCATCGGTTCGCCCTGCGCGCGGGTGACGGCCGCTATCTCGCCGAGTCGGGAGGCGCGGTCGCCGTCGTCAGCGCGAGTGCCGAGGATGCGGCATCCGACCCTGCTCTGCAGTGGATCTCGTCGACCACGGACGGCAAGACCTTCTCGATGCTCAGCGTCTCGAGCGAGCGGGTGCTCGACGTCAACGGCCAGAGCAGCGCCGATGGCGCGAGCGTGGGGTTGTGGACGTCGAACGACGGCTCGAATCAGCGGTGGACCCTCGCCGACACCGAGATGCTCTCGGTGAAGGACGTCGCGACCGGCACCGCGCCCGGCGTCGCCCCCGCGCTCCCCGCCACCGTCACGCTGAGGTATCGCGGCGGCATCGAGCGCACGGCCGCTGTCACCTGGGCGACCGCGGGCGTCGACTGGTCATCGCCCGGTGCCCGCACGGTCAGCGGCTCCGGAACCGACCTGTTCGGCGCGCCCTTCCAGGCCACTGCGACGGTCGAGATCGGCAGTGTCGGCTTCTCTGAGCCCGTGTCCGTCACGACCTATGCGGGGGTGCCGCTCGCCACCGTGCAGGCTTCCGCGCCCGGCACGGTTCCTGCTGTGGTCGGCGCGAGCGATCAGCGGATCGACACCGCCGTCACGTGGAACTGGGGCGGGATCTCCGCCGCGTCGTTCGCGAGCCCCGGGGTCGTCACTGTTCCGGGAAGCGCGCAGGCGCCCGGCGGCATCGCACTGACGGCGACGCTGTCGGTCATCGTCACCGAGCCGACCGCGGCGAACGTGGCACCGGCGAGCACGGCATCCGCCACGTTCACCGAGAGCTCGAGCTATGGCGTCGATCGCACCAAGAACGGCGTGACGACCGACAAGGGCTGGTCGAACTGGAGGTCCGGCACCAAGAACGCGCAGGACACGCTGACCTACACGCTCGCCGCGAGCTCGACCATGCAGAACGCGAAGCTCTTCTTCTACAAGGACGGCTCGTCGAACACGTGGCCCCAGTCGCTGTCGGTCGAGTACCGCCTGGGAACGGGGGCATGGACGTCGCTCGGTGCGGTCGATGTGCCCGTGCCCGCCGACGGCTCGGCCCCGATCGTCGAGGTGCCGATGAAGGGCGTGCAGGCGGATGCCGTGCGCGTGGTGATGAACGCCCGCTCCGCGACCCACCTGGTCGTGTCCGAGGTCGAGCTCTCCGCCTCGGCGCCCGGCGTCTCGTCGGTCGCCGCGCTCGCCGCAGTATCGCTCGACGGCACGCCGCTGGCCGGCTTCTCGCCCGAGGTCACCGAGTACGAGGTGCCGTGGCGAGCGGGAGAGCGCCCCACCGTGCGCGCTGTCGCCGTCGACCGGGCAGCGTCGGCGGAGGTCTCGCAGCCGGATGCCGACGGAGAGGCGGTGATCGTCGTCACGGCGCCGTCGGGTGCGACGCGCACCTACACGCTCGCCTTCGTGGATGCGGTGGAGCCCTCACTCGGTGCGACCGTCGCGACCAGCGTGCGCTGCGTCGCCGGCAAGGCGCAGCTGGTGCTCTCGGTCACCAACTCCAGTGACGTCGCCACCGACATCACGCTGACGACGCCGTACGGCACGAAGTCGCTCAGGGGCGTGGAGCCGGGCGCGCGCCCCTCGGCGATCGCGCAGGCCACCAGGCTCGTATCGTTCCCGGCGGGCAGTGTGCAGGTGGACCTGGCTGCGGATGCCGGCGGCACCCGCGTCACGGAGAGCCTGCAGGTGGCGTACCTGCCCGGCTCCTGCGGCTGA
- a CDS encoding LacI family DNA-binding transcriptional regulator, which yields MASLGSDKPGIRHVADLAGVSHMTVSRVLNGHPNIKPDTRRRVLEAIEELDYRPNMVARALATQRTHRIGVIIESAVSFGPTSILRAVEMAARTSGYSVSAVALHEGDTLTPQDAVDNLTTQGVDALCVIAPRSSSVAALRRISLSVPMLVVKADADPTFLTVSIDQHAGTSLVVDHLVALGHRDILHIAGPLDWLDARARERAFHTRAKSWGIRERPIVVGDWTADFTYDFAKGLTRLPDYTAVFVANDDMAIGLIHGLHDRGFEVPKDLSVVGFDDVPFARHFLPPLTTVRQDFAALGAAVVEMLRAALEERELPKLTRIPTELVARGSSAAPRQVR from the coding sequence ATGGCCAGCCTCGGCTCCGACAAGCCCGGCATCCGCCACGTGGCAGATCTCGCCGGCGTCTCGCACATGACGGTGTCGCGGGTGCTCAACGGTCATCCGAACATCAAGCCGGACACGCGTCGGCGCGTGCTCGAGGCGATCGAGGAGCTCGACTACCGCCCGAACATGGTGGCCAGGGCTCTGGCGACTCAGCGCACCCACCGCATCGGCGTCATCATCGAGAGTGCCGTGTCGTTCGGGCCGACCAGCATCCTGCGCGCCGTCGAGATGGCCGCGCGCACCTCGGGCTATTCAGTCAGTGCCGTCGCCCTGCATGAGGGCGACACGCTGACACCGCAGGACGCGGTCGACAACCTCACCACCCAGGGCGTCGACGCGCTGTGCGTGATCGCTCCCCGGTCGTCGTCGGTGGCGGCACTCCGGCGCATCTCGCTGAGCGTGCCCATGCTCGTCGTCAAGGCGGATGCCGACCCCACCTTCCTCACGGTCTCGATCGATCAGCACGCGGGCACCTCGCTCGTGGTCGATCATCTCGTCGCCCTCGGGCATCGCGACATCCTCCATATCGCCGGTCCGCTCGATTGGCTCGACGCCAGGGCCCGCGAACGCGCGTTCCACACCAGGGCCAAGTCCTGGGGCATCCGTGAGCGCCCCATCGTCGTCGGCGACTGGACCGCGGACTTCACCTATGACTTCGCGAAGGGGCTCACCCGGCTGCCCGACTACACGGCTGTCTTCGTCGCGAACGACGACATGGCGATCGGTCTCATCCACGGACTGCACGACCGCGGATTCGAGGTTCCCAAGGACCTCAGCGTGGTCGGTTTCGACGACGTGCCGTTCGCCCGCCACTTCCTGCCGCCGTTGACCACCGTCCGGCAGGACTTCGCGGCCCTCGGTGCCGCCGTCGTCGAGATGCTTCGCGCCGCCCTCGAAGAGCGCGAGCTGCCGAAGCTGACCCGCATCCCGACCGAACTCGTCGCCCGCGGCTCCAGTGCCGCCCCCCGGCAGGTGCGCTGA
- a CDS encoding family 43 glycosylhydrolase, translating to MTLPPLPPVASRVRRTGARRSLVAGLALSAIVASPLAAVTPASAAEDEHLQLRYAFDETAGTTAHDSSGNGRDGVIVGGAALTGTEGIALDGVDDHVALPANTLAGLTSITVSTEVLVAPAQKTAYMIWAMGNTDASGVGNGYLFSTGDAYRAAIASGNWSTEQGVNSAANLARGSWKTLTYTLDDATDTSRLYLDGVQVAQNTGVTTTPAQIGSGVTAANYIGRSVYSADRFLLGNVRDFRIYDVALSAGEVAALVTDDAVRVQRDRAALSIGDTGAVTADLVLPSTGVNGTTVTWSSSDADAVSDAGIVTRPAAGDADATVTLTATLTRGGSSATKEFAVTVLAQPGADARAQADLDAIVIPGAADIRGNITLPTDGAVNGSAVTWSASPAGAITTRAQDGKAAGVVTRGTADQQVVLTATVAGTTATRSIPVTVTAAPQGLDTDYTAGYLWTHFATEGGYEKIFLGYSQDGLQWSKLNDDAAILANLAGDLGVRDPHLVRAPEGDKYWIIGTDLHAEGGGTGGSGWDQLNASQNIVVWESTDLVNWSDQRIVFAGFDQAGCVWAPEATYNEATGEYYVYWSARDRSENGTDDWALRVYLTKTRDFVTFSEPEVWLSLNEQGDGAGGANIIDTTIAEKDGVFYRFSTSDWQTVVDTATSLDGPWTRVIDRGEAAAHGLKASMEGLTVYQLPDGRWAVMGDQSGYYAHVADSLASLDFTQLAVGTGADQYSFDKAFRHGSVLRLSAQEQERLLAAYGENPVEPEQPSEEAIAEYTFDDGTLQDSAGSADLTASGTAAVVTDAERGKVLRVDGSTNGFASFPQGFFDGRRTMTVSMDVKSEKSSGNFFTFAFGKDSNAYYFLRVRGADVRSAITKASYQNESAVTGSVSSGQWHHYDLVFDGARMTVYVDGVRLGENAALNTAVDGLGTNLLGYLGKSMYGADGYFQGSFDDVKVYNRALTASEILTQAGAFDQLTGISLADASALKLAPIADGADRTAVLPLVKGTDVSALAPTFTAAEGVTVSPASGTVVDLSSPVEYTLTAPDGSEAIWTVTAQIVNSPVLDGLYADPNIAVFGDTYYIYATTDGYAGWGGKDFYVWSSKDLVDWTRSEEPFLTLDGANGNVPWATGNAWAPTIIERGGKYYFYFSGHNPTYDRKTIGVAVADSPVGPFVAQPTAMIVNNESVTSGQAIDPAAFHDPVTGKYYLSWGNGSPVIAELNDDMVSIKAGTYQRINGLTDFREGVFLNYRKGLYHLTYSIDDTGSENYRVGYATATSINGPWTYRGVILQKDPSLGILATGHSSIINVPGTDDWYIAYHRFAMPGGDGQNRETTIDRVTIGADGLFQTVQPTLTGVAAQTVGARLDVTATTATRCVAGKLTLVVTVTNGSDRAVTASIDGAYGSKDVVIAAGKTASATFATRLAAIPAGAVTVSATAEGATDASVRATVAAGSCG from the coding sequence ATGACGCTGCCTCCCCTCCCCCCTGTCGCTTCGCGCGTACGCCGCACCGGTGCGCGCCGCTCCCTCGTCGCCGGGCTCGCCCTGAGCGCGATCGTCGCGTCCCCGCTCGCCGCGGTGACTCCGGCCTCCGCGGCGGAAGACGAGCATCTGCAGCTCCGATACGCCTTCGACGAGACGGCAGGCACGACGGCGCACGACAGCTCCGGCAACGGCCGTGACGGCGTCATCGTCGGCGGGGCGGCGCTCACCGGCACCGAGGGGATCGCTCTGGACGGCGTCGACGACCACGTGGCGCTGCCGGCGAACACGCTCGCCGGGCTCACCTCGATCACGGTCAGCACCGAGGTGCTGGTCGCCCCGGCGCAGAAGACGGCGTACATGATCTGGGCGATGGGCAACACCGACGCCTCGGGCGTCGGCAACGGATATCTGTTCTCCACCGGCGACGCCTACCGGGCCGCGATCGCTTCGGGGAACTGGTCGACCGAGCAGGGCGTGAACAGCGCGGCGAACCTCGCCCGCGGTTCGTGGAAGACCCTCACCTACACGCTCGACGACGCCACCGACACGAGCAGGCTCTACCTCGACGGGGTGCAGGTCGCCCAGAACACCGGCGTCACGACCACCCCCGCGCAGATCGGCTCCGGCGTCACTGCGGCCAACTACATCGGGCGCTCGGTCTACTCCGCTGACAGATTCCTGCTGGGCAACGTGCGCGACTTCCGCATCTACGACGTCGCACTGTCGGCCGGTGAGGTCGCAGCGCTGGTCACCGACGACGCCGTGCGGGTGCAACGCGACCGCGCCGCGCTGAGCATCGGCGACACCGGTGCGGTGACCGCCGACCTCGTGCTGCCCTCCACCGGGGTGAACGGCACGACGGTGACCTGGTCGTCGAGCGACGCCGACGCCGTCTCTGATGCGGGCATCGTCACGCGTCCCGCCGCAGGGGACGCCGATGCGACGGTGACGCTCACGGCGACCCTGACCCGAGGCGGATCCTCGGCCACGAAGGAGTTCGCCGTCACCGTTCTGGCACAGCCCGGAGCGGATGCGCGCGCGCAGGCCGACCTCGATGCGATCGTGATCCCCGGTGCCGCCGACATCCGTGGCAACATCACCCTGCCGACCGATGGCGCAGTGAACGGCTCGGCCGTCACCTGGAGCGCTTCGCCCGCAGGCGCCATCACGACCCGTGCGCAGGACGGCAAGGCCGCAGGCGTGGTCACCCGAGGCACCGCCGACCAGCAGGTCGTGCTCACCGCGACCGTCGCCGGAACCACCGCGACCCGCAGCATCCCGGTGACGGTCACCGCTGCGCCGCAGGGCCTCGACACCGACTACACCGCCGGGTACCTGTGGACGCACTTCGCGACCGAGGGCGGATACGAGAAGATCTTCCTCGGCTACAGCCAGGACGGCCTCCAGTGGTCGAAGCTCAACGACGACGCCGCGATCCTCGCGAACCTGGCCGGCGACCTCGGGGTGCGCGACCCCCACCTGGTCCGTGCCCCCGAGGGGGACAAGTACTGGATCATCGGCACCGATCTGCATGCGGAGGGCGGCGGGACCGGCGGCTCCGGCTGGGACCAGCTCAACGCCAGCCAGAACATCGTGGTCTGGGAATCGACCGACCTCGTGAACTGGAGCGACCAGCGCATCGTCTTCGCCGGGTTCGACCAGGCCGGATGCGTGTGGGCACCGGAGGCGACCTACAACGAGGCGACCGGCGAGTACTACGTGTACTGGTCCGCCCGCGATCGCAGCGAGAACGGCACCGACGACTGGGCGCTGCGCGTGTACCTGACCAAGACCCGCGACTTCGTCACGTTCTCGGAGCCCGAGGTCTGGCTCTCGCTCAACGAACAGGGCGACGGCGCCGGCGGCGCGAACATTATCGACACGACGATCGCCGAGAAGGACGGCGTCTTCTACCGGTTCTCGACCTCCGACTGGCAGACCGTGGTCGACACGGCCACGAGCCTCGACGGTCCCTGGACCCGTGTGATCGATCGCGGGGAGGCGGCGGCTCACGGACTCAAGGCCTCGATGGAGGGGCTGACCGTGTATCAGCTGCCCGACGGACGCTGGGCGGTGATGGGCGACCAGAGCGGATACTACGCACACGTCGCCGACTCGCTGGCGAGCCTCGACTTCACCCAGTTGGCGGTCGGCACCGGGGCTGACCAGTACTCCTTCGACAAGGCGTTCCGGCATGGGTCCGTGCTCCGACTCTCGGCGCAGGAGCAGGAGCGGCTACTGGCCGCCTACGGCGAGAACCCGGTCGAGCCGGAGCAACCGTCCGAGGAGGCGATCGCCGAGTACACCTTCGACGACGGCACGCTCCAGGACTCGGCGGGCTCGGCGGATCTGACCGCATCGGGCACCGCGGCCGTGGTCACGGATGCGGAGCGGGGCAAGGTGCTCCGCGTCGACGGATCGACCAACGGCTTCGCATCGTTCCCGCAGGGCTTCTTCGACGGTCGCCGCACCATGACGGTGTCGATGGATGTGAAGAGCGAGAAGTCCAGCGGCAACTTCTTCACGTTCGCGTTCGGCAAGGACTCGAACGCGTACTACTTCCTCCGGGTGCGGGGTGCTGACGTGCGCAGCGCCATCACGAAGGCCTCGTACCAGAACGAGTCGGCGGTGACCGGGTCGGTCTCCTCCGGGCAGTGGCACCACTACGACCTCGTCTTCGACGGGGCGCGGATGACGGTGTACGTCGATGGAGTGAGACTCGGCGAGAATGCCGCGCTGAACACCGCCGTCGACGGTCTCGGGACGAACCTTCTCGGCTACCTCGGCAAGTCGATGTACGGCGCCGACGGCTACTTCCAGGGCTCCTTCGACGATGTGAAGGTCTACAACCGGGCGCTCACCGCATCCGAGATCCTCACCCAGGCCGGGGCGTTCGACCAGCTCACCGGTATCTCGCTCGCAGACGCGTCGGCCCTCAAGCTCGCCCCGATCGCCGACGGCGCCGACCGCACGGCGGTACTGCCGCTGGTCAAGGGCACGGATGTCTCGGCACTCGCCCCGACGTTCACCGCCGCCGAAGGGGTGACGGTCTCGCCGGCATCCGGAACCGTCGTCGACCTGTCCTCACCGGTCGAGTACACGCTCACCGCACCGGACGGCTCGGAGGCGATCTGGACGGTCACGGCGCAGATCGTGAACTCGCCGGTGCTCGACGGTCTGTATGCGGATCCGAACATCGCCGTCTTCGGAGACACCTATTACATCTACGCCACGACCGACGGATACGCCGGGTGGGGCGGGAAGGACTTCTACGTCTGGTCGTCGAAGGACCTCGTGGACTGGACCCGCTCGGAGGAGCCCTTCCTGACCCTCGATGGAGCGAACGGCAACGTTCCGTGGGCGACGGGGAATGCCTGGGCGCCGACCATCATCGAGCGCGGAGGTAAGTACTACTTCTACTTCTCCGGCCACAACCCCACCTATGACCGCAAGACCATCGGAGTGGCCGTCGCCGACAGTCCTGTCGGTCCCTTCGTCGCGCAGCCCACGGCGATGATCGTGAACAACGAGTCCGTCACCTCGGGGCAGGCGATCGACCCGGCCGCGTTCCACGATCCGGTCACCGGCAAGTACTACCTCTCGTGGGGCAACGGCAGCCCGGTCATCGCCGAGCTCAACGACGACATGGTCTCGATCAAAGCGGGCACCTACCAGCGGATCAACGGTCTGACCGACTTCCGCGAGGGCGTCTTCCTCAACTACCGCAAGGGGCTGTATCACCTGACGTATTCGATCGATGACACCGGATCCGAGAACTATCGCGTCGGTTACGCCACGGCCACGAGCATCAACGGTCCGTGGACGTATCGCGGCGTGATCCTGCAGAAGGACCCTTCGCTGGGGATCCTGGCCACGGGGCACAGCTCGATCATCAACGTGCCGGGCACGGATGACTGGTACATCGCCTACCACCGCTTCGCGATGCCGGGTGGAGACGGGCAGAACCGTGAGACGACCATCGACCGCGTGACGATCGGCGCCGATGGGCTCTTCCAGACCGTGCAGCCCACCCTCACGGGTGTCGCCGCGCAGACCGTCGGTGCGCGGCTCGATGTCACTGCGACCACCGCGACGCGGTGTGTGGCCGGCAAGCTCACGCTCGTGGTCACGGTCACCAACGGTTCGGATCGTGCGGTCACCGCGTCGATCGATGGCGCGTACGGAAGCAAGGACGTCGTGATCGCGGCCGGGAAGACGGCGTCGGCGACGTTCGCCACGCGGCTGGCAGCGATCCCGGCCGGCGCCGTGACGGTCAGCGCGACCGCGGAGGGAGCCACGGATGCGTCCGTGAGGGCGACGGTCGCGGCTGGTTCCTGCGGCTGA
- a CDS encoding sugar ABC transporter ATP-binding protein yields MASRAHTPIVELTGIRVEFSDVVALDDIDFRLFPGEVHALMGENGAGKSTLIGVLTGTRTPVAGTVVVAGEERRFSGVADARAAGIATVFQETQLGPTLSVAENVMLGRERRGRFGIDWKRTRADAADALSRLGLDDMDPRTPMGMLSPAQKQLVALARSMVDDPRILVLDEPTSSLDRPEVDLLMRVIRGLRDRGVAILFVSHFLEQAFAISDRMTVLRGGRRIAETPTRELERADLISQMLGKDLEALRALGSERKAHHYAADGEPALRATGVGRRGELDPTDIDVYRGEIVGLAGLRGSGRTELASLLGGSLRADSGQLRVDGDRVQLRSPSAALKSRIAMSVENRRTDGIIAELTARENIVLSLQALRGWTRPLSPSEIAALADTYVETLHLDPADLARPAGHLSGGTQQKVLLARALATRPHVLILDEPTRGIDIAAKLDIQRRVSQLAGDGVGVVFISSELEEVVRLSDRIVVLKDRDKIGELSNGPAVTVDSVVELIAAELDPLDD; encoded by the coding sequence ATGGCATCGCGCGCCCACACCCCGATCGTCGAGCTCACCGGCATCCGTGTCGAGTTCTCCGATGTCGTCGCGCTCGACGACATCGACTTCCGGTTGTTCCCCGGTGAGGTGCACGCGCTGATGGGCGAGAACGGTGCCGGCAAGTCGACCCTGATCGGCGTGCTCACCGGAACGCGGACCCCGGTCGCCGGAACCGTCGTCGTCGCGGGGGAGGAGCGCCGGTTCTCGGGCGTCGCCGACGCGCGGGCGGCCGGCATCGCAACCGTGTTCCAGGAGACCCAGCTCGGTCCAACGCTCAGCGTGGCGGAGAACGTCATGCTCGGCCGGGAGCGTCGCGGACGCTTCGGCATCGACTGGAAGCGCACGAGGGCGGATGCCGCGGACGCGCTGTCCCGACTCGGTCTGGACGACATGGATCCGCGGACGCCCATGGGGATGTTGTCGCCCGCACAGAAGCAGCTGGTCGCGCTCGCCCGCTCGATGGTCGACGACCCGCGCATCCTCGTCCTCGACGAGCCGACGTCGAGCCTGGATCGCCCCGAGGTCGATCTGCTGATGCGGGTGATCAGGGGGCTCCGCGACCGCGGGGTCGCGATCCTGTTCGTGTCGCACTTCCTCGAGCAGGCCTTCGCGATCAGCGACCGGATGACGGTGCTGCGCGGTGGGCGTCGGATCGCCGAGACCCCCACGCGCGAGCTCGAGCGGGCCGACCTCATCTCGCAGATGCTGGGCAAGGATCTCGAGGCGCTGCGCGCGCTCGGCTCCGAACGCAAGGCTCATCACTACGCGGCCGATGGTGAACCTGCACTGCGGGCGACGGGGGTCGGTCGCCGCGGGGAGCTCGATCCCACCGACATCGACGTGTACCGGGGAGAGATCGTCGGGCTCGCAGGGCTCCGCGGCTCCGGACGCACCGAACTCGCCTCGCTGCTGGGCGGGTCGCTCCGCGCGGACAGCGGTCAGCTCAGGGTCGACGGCGACCGTGTGCAGCTGCGCAGTCCCTCGGCCGCGTTGAAGAGCCGGATCGCGATGTCGGTCGAGAACAGGAGAACGGACGGCATTATCGCCGAGCTGACCGCGCGCGAGAACATCGTGCTCTCGCTGCAGGCACTGCGCGGATGGACGAGACCGCTGTCTCCGTCGGAGATCGCGGCGCTCGCCGACACCTACGTCGAGACGCTGCACCTGGACCCCGCGGATCTCGCGCGACCGGCGGGTCACCTCTCCGGAGGCACGCAGCAGAAGGTGCTGCTCGCGCGCGCGTTGGCGACCAGGCCTCACGTGCTGATCCTCGACGAGCCCACGCGTGGCATCGACATCGCCGCGAAGCTCGACATCCAGCGGCGGGTCAGCCAGCTCGCCGGAGACGGTGTCGGAGTGGTCTTCATCTCTTCCGAGCTCGAAGAGGTCGTGCGCCTCAGCGACCGGATCGTGGTGCTCAAGGACCGCGACAAGATCGGCGAACTCAGCAACGGTCCCGCGGTGACGGTCGACAGCGTCGTGGAGTTGATCGCCGCGGAACTGGATCCGCTGGACGACTGA